Sequence from the Schistocerca americana isolate TAMUIC-IGC-003095 chromosome 11, iqSchAmer2.1, whole genome shotgun sequence genome:
gcgtttttcccatatttgcgtttttcccatatctcatgaacctatcctaccaaccgtttccttcttctagacaaggtgtgccactaaattctcttctcccatatttgacattttccatcactcatgaacccatgctaccaaccaattccttcttttagtcaagttgtgtcccttgtttctcatctcccatatttgaacttttcccatacttgcactttcccatattagtgtttttcccatatttgcatcttccaatgtttgcgtttttcccatatttgcgtttatcccatatttgcgatttcctgaattttgcgttttttccatataagcgtttttcacctatatgtatttttcctatattttttttttgttttcccatatttgcgtttttcccatatatgcagttttcccatttttgtgtttgtcccttatttttgtttttcccatatttgagttttccccacacttgagttttcccaattttgcgtttttcccatatttgcgattttcccatacttgtgttgttcccacatttgcgtttttcccatatttgcgttttttccatatttgcgtttctcccatatttgcgtttttcccatatttgcgtttgtcccatatttacgtttatcCCATGTTTGAGTGcatcccgtatttgcgtttctcccatatttgcgtttttcccatatttgcgtttttccaatatttgtgtttttcccatatttgattttaacccatatttgtgtttttcccatatttgcgtttttttcatgtTTGCATCTTTGCCatccttgcgtttttcccatatttgcgtttatcccatatttgggtttatcccacatttgcgtttttcccatattgggattttcccatatttgagtttttcctatattAGAATtttaccatttttgagtttttcccatattttcgttttctcCATATATACGTTTTTCGCCCATATGCGTTTTTCacccatatgcgtttttcccatatttgcgtttttcccatatttgtgtttatcccatatttccagttgtcccatatttgcgtttgtcccttatttttgtttttcccatatttgagtcttTCCTACACTTTAgtttccccatatttgtgtttgtccatatttgcgtttttcccatatttgcatatttcccatatttagtttttgccacatttgcatctttcccatattttgttttccccatatttgggtttttcacatatttgcgtttttcccatatttgcgttttttcatatttgcgtttttccgatatttgtgtttttcccatatttgcgtttttcccatacatgtgtttttcccatatttgcatttttcccatatttgactttttcccatatttgcgtttttcccatatttctgtttGTTCCATATTTGTGAttgtcccaaatttgcgtttttcccatatttgagctttcccatatttgcgtttcttccATATGTAcgtatttccaatatttgtgtttttccaatatttgcgttattCCTATATTggagtttttcccatatctgcgtctttaccatatttgtgtgtttcccctATTTGTGtacttcctatatttgcgtttttcccatatttgcattattcctatgtttgtgtgtttcccttatatgcgtttttcccttatttgcgtttttgccatattttcgtttttcccaaatctgagtttttcccatatttgcgtttttcccataattgctttattcccatatttgggttttccccacatttgcgtcttccccatatttgcgtgtttccgcTATTTGTGTTTATCCTATATTTGCGTTTACCCcctatttgcgttattcccatatttgcgtttttcccatatttttgtttttcacatctttgcctttttcccatatttgcgttattcccatatttgcgtttttcccatatttgcgtatttcccatatttgcgtttttcccatatttgcgtttttcccatatttacgtttttcctatatttgcatttttcccatatttgcgtttttcccatatctcatgAACCTATCCTACCAGCCGTttctttcttctagtcaaggtgtgccactaaatactcttatcccatatttgcgtttccccatatttgtgtttttcccatatttgcgttttcctatttttgcgtttttcccatatttgcgttatttgcATATTTGAGTTGTTTTCATATTTGcgattatcccatatttgcgtttatcccaata
This genomic interval carries:
- the LOC124553315 gene encoding uncharacterized protein LOC124553315: MGKTQILEKRKYGKNANMGETQIRDALKHGINVNMGQTQIWEKRKYGRNANMEKTQIWEKRKCGNNTSMGKSQIWEKRKIGKTQVWGKLKYGKNKNKGQTQKWENCIYGKNANMGKQKKNIGKIHIGEKRLYGKNAKFRKSQIWDKRKYGKNANIGRCKYGKNTNMGKCKKNVKMRKTQKWEKRKYAKNANMGKRQRWEKRKYGKNVNIGKTQIGETRKYGKDANIGKTQIWEKRKYGTNTYMGMTQIWEKFKYGKNADIGRMQIWDKRKYGINAITGKMQI
- the LOC124553316 gene encoding uncharacterized protein LOC124553316, giving the protein MVKTQIWEKLQYRNNANIGKTQILEIQIWEKRKYGKKSNMGKMQIWEKHMYGKNANMGKTQISEKRKYEKTQIWEKRKYVKNPNMGKTKYGKDANVAKTKYGKYANMGKTQIWTNTNMGKLKCRKDSNMGKTKIRDKRKYGTTGNMG